In Candidatus Aminicenantes bacterium, a single window of DNA contains:
- a CDS encoding glycosyltransferase, producing the protein MWEETLDELEIEGRPRRSVMSHPWLKDRIDQIIVFAIIICSALILISALKLHLFAYWADFLRSSKFLRIATYPLLFSAVSVFSALALQTFLWAKYKPMKVLREEDTPWPTVTVIMAALNEQDLVTRAIDSVFAGNYPKDKLELICVNDGSTDLTLTYMQRARQKYGDRLKVISFRKNLGKRKALYVGIKSAKGDVVVTFDSDSLLGRSALRNIVVPLIQDPRTVCVAGRVAVLNEKQNFLTRMLSVRYSVAFDYGRAYQSTFGTVVCCPGALTAYNKPMVAALMPEFLSQKFMDEPCNHGEDRALTTLILRTGQYVRYQSNAVVYTTVPTTFNGMNKMYLRWTRSYVRESIFQARFVFTRYREKNRILPIIDFIFLNFLHPFHLFSLGLVLYSFAVNPLFMLRHTAFLVILSFILSLFYLRTNKSVAFLYGIPYGLITAFLLWWIVPFSVLTMKNQKWLTR; encoded by the coding sequence ATGTGGGAAGAAACTCTGGACGAGCTTGAAATAGAGGGCCGGCCGCGCCGGTCCGTGATGAGCCATCCCTGGCTCAAGGACCGCATCGATCAGATCATCGTCTTTGCCATCATCATCTGCAGCGCTCTGATCCTGATCTCGGCCCTGAAGCTCCATCTGTTCGCCTACTGGGCGGACTTTCTGCGCAGCTCCAAGTTCCTGCGAATCGCCACATACCCGCTGCTTTTCTCGGCGGTCTCGGTCTTTTCGGCCTTGGCCTTGCAGACGTTTCTGTGGGCCAAATACAAGCCCATGAAGGTCCTGCGGGAAGAGGACACGCCCTGGCCCACGGTGACCGTGATCATGGCCGCCCTCAACGAGCAGGATCTCGTCACCCGGGCCATCGACTCGGTCTTCGCCGGCAACTACCCCAAGGACAAGCTCGAGCTCATCTGCGTCAACGACGGCTCTACGGACCTGACCCTGACCTATATGCAGCGGGCCAGGCAGAAATACGGCGATCGCCTCAAGGTGATAAGCTTCCGCAAGAATCTCGGCAAGCGCAAAGCCCTGTATGTCGGGATCAAATCGGCCAAGGGTGACGTGGTTGTGACCTTTGATTCCGACAGCCTGTTGGGCCGAAGCGCCCTGCGGAACATCGTTGTTCCTCTGATCCAGGACCCCCGGACGGTCTGTGTGGCTGGCCGGGTGGCCGTGCTCAACGAGAAACAGAACTTTTTAACCCGGATGCTTTCGGTTAGATATTCCGTGGCCTTCGATTACGGCAGAGCCTACCAGAGCACCTTCGGCACCGTCGTCTGCTGCCCGGGCGCCCTGACCGCCTACAACAAGCCCATGGTCGCCGCGCTGATGCCGGAGTTCTTGAGCCAGAAATTTATGGACGAGCCCTGCAACCACGGCGAAGACCGGGCTCTGACCACATTGATCCTGCGGACCGGCCAATATGTTCGCTACCAGTCCAACGCCGTCGTCTACACGACCGTGCCGACTACTTTCAACGGCATGAACAAGATGTACCTGCGCTGGACCCGGAGCTATGTCCGGGAGTCGATCTTCCAGGCCCGTTTCGTCTTTACCCGCTACCGGGAGAAGAACCGCATCCTGCCGATCATCGACTTTATTTTCTTGAACTTCCTTCACCCCTTCCACTTGTTCTCGCTGGGGCTGGTCCTCTACTCGTTTGCCGTCAACCCGCTCTTCATGCTGCGGCACACGGCCTTCCTGGTGATCCTGTCGTTCATCTTGTCGCTCTTCTACCTGCGGACCAATAAGAGCGTGGCCTTTCTCTACGGGATTCCTTACGGGCTGATCACCGCTTTTCTGCTGTGGTGGATCGTGCCGTTCTCGGTTCTGACGATGAAGAACCAGAAGTGGCTGACGCGCTGA
- a CDS encoding CHAT domain-containing protein, protein MLFIALFLAGASTLPIPLPGPALQADPKIIVAEARASFDAGEYAKTIAILRDRTAPWESAGNDRPALDAYDLLALSYWNSGKVEDSKLAALKAQAVASRLGLAKEAIKSGAYIEIIELYKKAKALRDSEKNFAGSIPVFDQAIALARKIESPDFEAKCLRQQSINHYKLANAAAYRDLNREALALALRTKNRREEGICRNNLGIYYLESDDYSEALAQAEKALEIARAFDSPVNITDSLTTLSLIYTELGEFDKAARAQAEVLALDAPAGDSIRLGIDLNNLGIIHRRKGLISEDRRDFESAAQAFEKALAKIEKGDNPKLKAQFSNNIGTAYSQLGEFDKALASFEAALKLADQIKDYEIKSIILNNIGIVYARLGEFEKSTGYYQRAIDLALEYSGKTYLWEIYLELGNARRSQGRPQEAAEDYRAAISIIEDIRATISSEELRATYFGSDKRLDAYYNLIDMLVADDAPEAAQAAFETLEKAKARSFLDSLEVRAYMNQHPAGDLRAINREKALLNDLSRAYRKLLEPGLDGAKKAPAQAEIVRIEDELESVRREMRRADAALAALKYPSVAAFAEARAILPDARTTAVAFMIGKEKSYAFALSKSRLWVYPIPPRNILRAEVEAYIRRISDPASADFAAGAALFEELIKPALEKDTEKIIIIPDGILTYLPFEALSTQKSPIRWLVQDYEVSYAPSLSSYREIQARAARTHARSKPALLAVGAPAYPSPAKEKEAETLIQGLYPDLGIASLRLPNAGREIDQIAALFPERRRTVLSGTAATEEAFKALAPDRYRVVHFAAHGLVDDQKPMRSAIVLAPGAGPYADGLLQAREVLDLRLESDLVVLSACRTGLGRLLRGEGIEGLNRAFFAAGASAVLMTLWSVSDAAGVPLMDRFYRRLRSAESVAASLRAAKIEMIGSPAFAHPYYWAGYIAAGAADRVIFPSHKLFWILLILGTGIALVLIKKLLLARR, encoded by the coding sequence ATGCTGTTCATTGCTTTGTTTTTGGCCGGAGCATCCACTCTCCCCATTCCCCTCCCCGGGCCCGCGCTCCAAGCCGACCCCAAAATTATCGTAGCCGAGGCCAGAGCCTCCTTTGACGCCGGGGAGTACGCTAAAACCATCGCCATTCTCCGCGACCGGACCGCCCCGTGGGAGTCGGCCGGCAACGACCGTCCGGCCCTGGACGCCTACGACCTCCTGGCCCTTTCCTATTGGAACTCGGGCAAGGTCGAGGACTCCAAGCTCGCGGCCTTGAAAGCCCAAGCCGTCGCCTCCCGCCTGGGCCTGGCCAAAGAAGCGATCAAATCAGGCGCCTATATCGAAATCATCGAGCTCTATAAAAAGGCCAAGGCCCTGCGCGATTCGGAGAAGAACTTTGCCGGGTCGATCCCCGTCTTCGATCAGGCCATCGCCCTGGCCCGTAAGATCGAAAGCCCTGATTTCGAGGCCAAGTGCCTCCGCCAGCAGAGCATCAACCACTATAAGCTGGCCAACGCCGCGGCCTATCGCGACCTGAACCGCGAGGCCCTGGCCCTCGCTCTTCGCACCAAGAACCGCCGCGAAGAAGGCATCTGCCGCAACAACCTGGGCATCTACTACCTGGAGAGCGACGACTATTCCGAAGCCCTGGCCCAGGCCGAGAAAGCCCTCGAGATCGCCCGGGCCTTCGACAGCCCCGTGAACATCACGGATAGCCTGACCACGCTGAGCCTGATCTACACCGAGCTGGGCGAGTTCGACAAGGCCGCCCGGGCCCAAGCTGAGGTGCTGGCCCTCGACGCCCCGGCCGGCGACTCGATCCGACTGGGCATCGACCTGAACAACCTGGGCATCATCCATCGCCGCAAGGGGCTGATCAGCGAAGATCGGCGGGACTTCGAGAGCGCCGCGCAAGCGTTCGAGAAAGCCCTGGCCAAGATCGAGAAAGGCGACAATCCCAAGCTGAAGGCCCAGTTCTCGAACAATATCGGCACCGCCTACTCCCAGCTCGGCGAGTTCGACAAAGCCCTGGCCAGCTTCGAGGCTGCCTTGAAGCTGGCCGACCAGATCAAGGACTATGAAATCAAAAGCATCATCCTGAACAACATCGGGATCGTCTACGCCCGGCTGGGCGAGTTCGAGAAATCCACCGGCTACTATCAACGGGCCATCGACCTGGCCCTGGAGTATTCGGGCAAGACCTACCTCTGGGAGATCTACCTGGAGCTCGGCAACGCCCGCCGCAGCCAGGGCCGCCCGCAAGAGGCCGCCGAGGACTACCGGGCCGCGATCTCGATCATCGAGGACATCCGGGCCACAATCTCGTCCGAAGAGCTGCGGGCGACCTATTTCGGCTCGGACAAGCGATTGGACGCCTATTACAATCTCATCGACATGCTGGTCGCAGACGACGCCCCGGAGGCCGCCCAAGCCGCCTTCGAGACCCTGGAAAAGGCCAAGGCCCGCTCGTTCCTGGACAGCCTGGAAGTGCGCGCCTACATGAACCAGCACCCGGCCGGCGACCTCCGCGCGATCAACCGGGAAAAAGCGCTTCTGAACGACCTCTCGCGGGCCTACCGCAAGCTCTTGGAGCCCGGCCTGGACGGCGCCAAGAAGGCCCCGGCCCAGGCCGAGATCGTGAGAATCGAGGACGAGCTGGAGAGCGTGCGGCGGGAGATGCGGCGGGCCGACGCCGCCCTGGCCGCCCTGAAATATCCCAGCGTCGCCGCCTTCGCCGAAGCCCGAGCCATTCTGCCGGATGCCCGCACGACAGCCGTCGCCTTTATGATCGGCAAAGAAAAATCCTACGCTTTCGCCCTCAGCAAGTCCCGGCTGTGGGTGTATCCGATCCCGCCCCGGAACATCCTCCGGGCCGAGGTCGAGGCCTACATCAGGCGGATCTCCGATCCCGCAAGCGCCGACTTCGCGGCCGGCGCGGCCCTATTCGAGGAGCTGATCAAGCCCGCCCTGGAAAAAGACACCGAGAAGATCATCATCATCCCCGACGGGATACTCACCTATCTGCCCTTCGAGGCCTTGTCCACGCAAAAAAGCCCGATCCGCTGGCTGGTTCAAGATTACGAAGTCTCCTATGCACCCTCGCTTTCATCCTATCGCGAGATCCAGGCACGAGCCGCCCGAACCCACGCCCGCAGCAAGCCCGCCCTGCTGGCCGTGGGCGCGCCCGCCTATCCAAGCCCCGCCAAAGAAAAAGAAGCCGAAACCCTCATCCAAGGGCTCTATCCCGATCTGGGAATCGCGAGCTTGCGCCTGCCCAACGCCGGCCGCGAGATCGATCAGATCGCCGCTCTCTTCCCCGAGCGCCGCCGCACAGTGCTGTCGGGTACTGCGGCCACCGAGGAAGCCTTTAAAGCCCTCGCCCCCGACCGATACCGCGTCGTGCATTTCGCCGCCCACGGCCTGGTGGACGATCAGAAGCCGATGCGCTCGGCCATCGTCCTCGCCCCGGGCGCCGGCCCCTATGCCGACGGCCTGCTCCAGGCGCGCGAGGTATTGGATCTAAGGCTCGAATCGGATCTGGTCGTCCTCTCGGCCTGCCGCACGGGATTGGGCCGGCTCCTTCGCGGCGAGGGCATCGAGGGCTTGAACCGCGCCTTCTTCGCCGCCGGCGCGTCCGCTGTCCTCATGACCCTGTGGTCCGTAAGCGACGCGGCCGGTGTACCGCTCATGGATCGCTTCTACCGCCGCCTGCGCTCGGCCGAGTCCGTTGCCGCATCGCTTCGCGCCGCTAAGATCGAAATGATCGGCTCCCCTGCCTTTGCCCACCCCTACTATTGGGCGGGCTATATCGCGGCCGGGGCCGCGGACAGAGTGATTTTCCCCAGCCATAAGCTATTTTGGATTCTTCTCATCCTCGGGACAGGGATAGCCCTTGTTCTGATCAAAAAGCTTTTGTTGGCCCGCCGCTAA
- the ndk gene encoding nucleoside-diphosphate kinase yields MSQFTLGIIKPDAFKKRVVGKILTRIENEGFAIAGMRLHRLTMEEAKAFYIVHKQRPFYGELTEFMASGSCVLLLLERDDAIGLWRRIMGSTDPAKAEPGTLRREFGFNIERNALHGSDSAETAEWEIAFFFKK; encoded by the coding sequence ATGTCCCAATTCACGCTCGGCATCATCAAGCCCGATGCTTTCAAGAAGCGCGTGGTCGGCAAGATCCTGACCCGGATCGAGAACGAGGGCTTCGCCATCGCCGGGATGCGGCTTCACCGCCTGACGATGGAGGAAGCCAAAGCCTTCTACATCGTCCACAAGCAGCGGCCGTTCTACGGCGAGCTGACCGAGTTCATGGCCTCGGGCTCCTGCGTCCTGCTGCTCCTGGAGCGCGACGACGCGATCGGACTCTGGCGCAGGATCATGGGCTCGACCGACCCGGCCAAAGCCGAACCGGGCACCCTGCGGCGCGAGTTTGGGTTCAACATCGAACGCAACGCCCTCCACGGCTCGGATTCGGCCGAGACCGCGGAATGGGAAATCGCCTTTTTCTTCAAGAAATAA
- a CDS encoding ATP-binding protein, translating into MGGCSIAKNRPFILALVGGAVVLAVSLYGYFLLRDRPGLPVEASRVLAVDGIKIQSGSAIDVTYLLRNKKIGDPIRLTTRNGEAGEINLDVEVVPYYGDRRMPMLFLVIGGIIALLGWATLFLRPRDAKARMFFWACMAFALTLVVSGPEYCLRAGWTTFLPCVFFIVLYALVPAAFLHLCLLIVGRTRIRLARIYALPALLAAYILAIFLWGYLKPSLPALRLYEQSYFIQRLLVVLYLTAGAVVLGRAYRRPLRPEVRPQIQWISLGFVVGLAPFIFLYELPRVVMALFGNPQGRPILSEDVSSLFFIVVPVSLAIAIVRHRMLDVELVINRGVVYSLLSALTAGIYLLVVLVAEKLFAGTAGASSPPVIGAAVLLAAAAFHPAERRIQDFVDRVFFRRRYDTRQAILSLAESARNLAGREDLLDCFLSAIRAALPTEKASVFVFDRLPGASPESRAGMIRRGDSFDPAFLGQADCSPGLFRGRTRSADADSGVDFAYAEELARDGLDLAEPLSLRNGVVCGWLVLGRKRSGGKFTRQDLVLLRSLAAELMPNLERIRLQEEVIYERASREKLDELNALKTEFISSVSHELRTPMTSIQGLAELLQSGRVADPAQQGKFLDLLASESGRLSRLIHNVLDYGRIEQKVKRYELRPITAQDAVADAVEAFALAREEDGVDIRVAAPVEPLVLRADPDSLKQALLNLIDNAIKYSPNDKRIEVEVRDGGAEVEIAIRDHGIGIPPEARDKIFERFFRTPEAERLRPRGAGLGLKIVKHIVDAHGGRILVESEVGRGSVFRLLFPKP; encoded by the coding sequence ATGGGGGGTTGCAGCATCGCCAAGAATAGGCCTTTCATTCTAGCCCTCGTGGGGGGGGCCGTCGTTCTGGCCGTCTCTCTCTATGGCTATTTTCTTCTGCGCGACCGGCCCGGCCTTCCGGTCGAGGCCTCGCGGGTTCTTGCCGTGGACGGCATCAAGATCCAATCGGGCTCGGCCATCGACGTCACTTATCTCCTGCGAAACAAGAAAATCGGCGATCCGATCCGTCTGACGACCCGCAACGGGGAGGCCGGCGAAATCAATCTGGACGTCGAGGTCGTGCCTTACTACGGGGACCGCCGTATGCCGATGCTCTTTCTAGTCATCGGCGGCATCATCGCCTTGCTGGGCTGGGCGACGCTCTTCCTGCGGCCCCGCGACGCCAAAGCCCGGATGTTTTTCTGGGCTTGCATGGCCTTCGCCTTGACCCTCGTCGTCAGCGGCCCCGAGTACTGCCTGCGGGCGGGCTGGACGACATTCCTCCCCTGCGTCTTCTTCATCGTCCTCTATGCCCTGGTGCCGGCGGCCTTCCTTCATCTCTGCCTGCTCATCGTCGGCCGAACGCGCATCCGCCTGGCCCGGATTTATGCCCTCCCGGCCCTCCTGGCCGCCTATATCCTGGCCATCTTCCTGTGGGGCTATCTCAAGCCCTCTCTGCCCGCGCTGAGGCTCTACGAACAGAGTTATTTCATTCAGCGACTCCTGGTGGTCCTGTATCTCACGGCCGGGGCGGTCGTGCTGGGCCGGGCCTACCGGCGGCCCTTGAGGCCCGAGGTCAGGCCGCAGATCCAGTGGATCAGCCTCGGTTTTGTCGTCGGCTTGGCGCCCTTCATCTTCCTCTACGAGCTGCCCCGGGTCGTCATGGCTTTGTTCGGCAACCCGCAAGGCCGGCCGATTCTTTCGGAGGATGTCTCGTCGCTGTTCTTCATCGTCGTCCCGGTCTCGTTAGCCATCGCCATCGTCCGCCACCGCATGCTGGACGTGGAGCTGGTCATCAACCGCGGCGTCGTGTACTCGCTGCTGTCGGCGTTGACGGCAGGCATTTACCTGCTGGTTGTCCTGGTGGCCGAGAAGCTCTTTGCCGGCACGGCCGGCGCCTCGAGCCCGCCGGTCATCGGGGCGGCCGTGCTCCTGGCGGCGGCGGCCTTCCATCCGGCCGAGCGGCGGATCCAGGACTTTGTCGATCGGGTCTTCTTCCGGCGGCGGTACGATACGCGGCAGGCGATCCTCTCCCTGGCCGAGTCCGCCCGCAACCTGGCCGGCCGCGAGGATCTGCTGGATTGTTTTTTAAGCGCCATCCGGGCCGCTCTGCCGACGGAGAAGGCCAGCGTGTTCGTCTTCGACCGGCTGCCCGGGGCGTCGCCGGAATCTCGGGCCGGGATGATCCGGCGAGGAGACTCGTTCGATCCTGCTTTCCTCGGCCAGGCCGATTGCTCGCCGGGGCTTTTCCGCGGCCGGACCCGATCGGCCGATGCGGATAGCGGCGTCGACTTCGCTTATGCGGAGGAGCTGGCCCGCGACGGCCTGGATCTGGCCGAGCCGCTGTCGCTTCGCAACGGGGTCGTATGCGGCTGGTTGGTCCTGGGCCGGAAACGCTCCGGCGGCAAGTTCACCCGGCAGGATTTGGTCCTCCTGCGCAGCCTGGCGGCCGAGCTGATGCCCAATTTAGAGCGGATCCGGCTGCAGGAGGAGGTCATCTACGAGCGGGCCTCGCGCGAGAAGCTGGACGAGCTGAACGCGCTGAAGACCGAGTTCATATCCTCGGTCTCGCACGAGCTGCGCACGCCGATGACCTCGATCCAAGGCTTGGCCGAGCTGCTCCAATCCGGCCGGGTGGCCGACCCCGCTCAGCAGGGCAAGTTCCTGGACCTGTTGGCTTCCGAAAGCGGGCGGCTCTCGCGCCTGATCCACAATGTCCTGGACTATGGCCGCATCGAACAAAAGGTCAAGCGCTATGAGCTGCGGCCGATCACGGCCCAGGATGCGGTCGCCGATGCCGTCGAGGCCTTCGCCCTGGCCCGGGAGGAGGACGGCGTCGATATCCGGGTCGCGGCGCCGGTCGAGCCGTTGGTTCTACGGGCCGATCCCGATTCTCTGAAGCAGGCCCTCCTCAACCTGATCGACAACGCGATCAAGTACTCCCCGAACGATAAAAGGATCGAGGTCGAAGTCCGCGACGGGGGAGCCGAGGTCGAGATCGCGATTCGTGATCACGGCATCGGCATCCCGCCCGAGGCGCGGGACAAGATCTTCGAGCGCTTTTTCCGGACGCCCGAGGCCGAGCGTCTCCGCCCGCGCGGGGCGGGCCTGGGGCTCAAGATCGTCAAGCATATCGTCGACGCCCACGGCGGGCGAATCCTGGTCGAAAGCGAGGTCGGAAGGGGGAGCGTTTTCCGGCTCCTCTTCCCCAAGCCATGA
- a CDS encoding response regulator transcription factor, whose amino-acid sequence MSKTILIIEDDKALRETTAAFLTGEGFTTLQAGEGAQGLKMAEKDRPDLILLDLMLPAKGGFEICRALREKGNPTPIIIVSGEKKEEIDKVLGLELGADDFVTKPFGMRELLARIHAVLRRGAPAPISLDEAAFGDIRLDFRKQTASKAGEEVHLTSKEFALLRLLIGREGEVVGRDAILNEVWGYEKFPSTRTVDTFMHNLRKKVEDNPGRPVHLLTVPWSGYKFQK is encoded by the coding sequence ATGAGCAAAACCATCCTGATCATCGAGGACGACAAGGCCCTGCGCGAGACGACGGCGGCCTTCCTGACCGGCGAAGGATTTACGACCCTGCAGGCGGGCGAAGGCGCCCAGGGGCTCAAGATGGCCGAGAAGGACAGGCCGGATTTGATCCTGCTCGACCTGATGCTGCCGGCCAAGGGCGGCTTCGAGATTTGCCGGGCGCTGCGCGAGAAAGGCAACCCGACGCCGATCATCATCGTCTCGGGCGAAAAGAAGGAAGAGATCGACAAGGTCCTGGGCCTCGAACTGGGCGCGGACGACTTCGTCACCAAGCCCTTCGGCATGCGCGAACTGCTGGCCCGCATCCACGCCGTCTTGCGGCGCGGCGCTCCGGCTCCGATCTCGCTCGACGAGGCCGCCTTCGGGGACATCCGCCTCGACTTCCGCAAGCAGACCGCGAGCAAGGCCGGCGAGGAGGTCCATCTGACCTCGAAGGAATTTGCTTTGCTGCGCCTGCTCATCGGCCGCGAGGGCGAGGTGGTCGGTCGGGATGCCATCCTGAACGAGGTCTGGGGCTACGAGAAGTTCCCTTCGACCCGGACCGTAGACACTTTCATGCACAACCTTCGGAAGAAGGTCGAAGACAACCCGGGCCGGCCCGTTCACCTGCTGACCGTGCCCTGGAGCGGATACAAGTTCCAGAAGTGA
- a CDS encoding BamA/TamA family outer membrane protein codes for MSKRAVRFALAAAALLGLAGGIMAQTAGEGTGIPEKSYKSWSPMPIIMYDGDIGVGYGGKLKLVDFLGKKESFDLILFNSSKGERWYVFTFSLPDIEIRQGRTYPISVDVKAEYDKYLSYTYYGVGPDSLKDNMTTFTHTTKTLTLTLGHGFSPHFAVEVSYALRGLTYMAAKKGPLGADLEPFVAAGDQFAPFASVALRYDTSDSQIHPTRGFRLIVQDDLSKSFLGSQDADFNRFAIDFRKYMTVFGDADVFAFRTLVQYVNGDKIPFFDLSLLGGGNTLSAMRGYALNRFMDKGKFLANVEYRFPLVWHANLPLGIKLGMNVFADFGTVWPSLSEIDLGKIAADAGLGLRIYLPDFVVRVDVGFSKEGMGLYFNFGHIF; via the coding sequence ATGTCGAAACGCGCCGTCCGGTTCGCTCTCGCCGCCGCCGCCCTGCTGGGGTTGGCCGGCGGAATCATGGCCCAGACTGCCGGCGAAGGCACGGGCATTCCCGAGAAGTCCTACAAGTCCTGGAGCCCGATGCCGATCATCATGTATGACGGCGACATCGGCGTCGGCTACGGCGGCAAGCTCAAGCTGGTCGACTTCCTGGGCAAGAAGGAATCGTTCGACCTGATCCTGTTCAACTCCAGCAAGGGCGAGCGCTGGTATGTCTTCACCTTCTCGCTGCCCGACATCGAGATCCGGCAGGGCCGCACCTACCCGATCTCGGTCGACGTCAAGGCCGAGTACGACAAGTATCTCAGTTATACATACTATGGCGTGGGGCCGGATTCGCTGAAAGATAATATGACGACTTTCACCCACACCACGAAAACTTTGACCCTGACCCTGGGCCACGGCTTCTCGCCCCACTTCGCCGTCGAGGTCAGCTACGCCCTGCGCGGCCTGACCTACATGGCGGCCAAGAAAGGCCCCTTGGGAGCCGACCTGGAGCCTTTCGTGGCGGCCGGCGACCAGTTTGCCCCCTTTGCCTCGGTTGCCCTCCGTTACGACACCTCGGACAGCCAGATCCACCCGACCCGCGGCTTCCGCTTGATCGTGCAGGACGACCTGTCCAAGAGTTTCCTGGGCTCGCAGGATGCCGACTTCAATCGTTTCGCCATCGACTTCCGCAAATACATGACCGTTTTCGGCGACGCCGACGTCTTCGCTTTCCGGACCCTGGTCCAGTACGTCAACGGCGACAAGATCCCGTTCTTCGATCTGTCGCTTCTGGGCGGCGGCAATACGTTGAGCGCCATGCGGGGCTACGCCCTGAACCGCTTCATGGACAAGGGCAAGTTCCTGGCCAACGTCGAATATCGTTTTCCCCTCGTCTGGCACGCCAACCTGCCCCTGGGCATCAAGCTGGGCATGAACGTTTTCGCCGACTTCGGTACCGTCTGGCCTAGCCTGTCCGAGATCGATCTCGGCAAGATCGCGGCCGACGCCGGGCTCGGGTTGCGGATCTATCTGCCCGATTTCGTGGTCCGAGTGGACGTCGGATTCAGCAAAGAGGGCATGGGCCTCTACTTCAATTTCGGCCATATTTTCTAA
- a CDS encoding MEDS domain-containing protein, with protein MTQTRRDISLGFTPDSFPEGTHMCYIFNDENQRREVVAAFLDSGLKEGEKVGYFVDTVTPEEMLSYLRGLGVKIPDRPAPAALSVSKAEDTYCPDGTFVPDRMLDTLRAYYASSLAEGFRGSRVSGEMSWALKGLPGSRRLVEYEAKVNDVVLEYPVTAICQYNANLFDGGTLFDVLSVHPMMVVNGQVAKNPYYIQQAQFLKKWHERG; from the coding sequence ATGACTCAGACACGAAGGGACATCTCTTTGGGATTCACCCCCGATTCATTCCCGGAGGGGACCCATATGTGCTATATCTTCAACGACGAAAACCAGCGCCGGGAAGTCGTAGCCGCATTCCTGGACAGCGGGCTCAAAGAGGGCGAGAAGGTGGGCTATTTTGTCGACACGGTCACGCCCGAGGAGATGCTGTCTTATCTGCGGGGGCTCGGGGTGAAAATCCCCGACCGGCCGGCCCCGGCCGCCTTATCGGTGTCCAAAGCCGAGGATACCTACTGCCCTGATGGAACCTTTGTCCCCGATCGCATGTTGGACACGCTCAGGGCTTATTACGCCTCGAGCCTCGCGGAGGGGTTCCGCGGCTCTCGGGTCAGCGGCGAAATGTCGTGGGCGCTCAAAGGACTCCCGGGATCGCGGCGACTGGTCGAATATGAAGCCAAGGTCAACGACGTCGTCCTTGAATACCCCGTAACGGCGATCTGCCAGTATAATGCCAATCTTTTCGACGGAGGCACGTTGTTCGATGTCTTGTCGGTCCATCCGATGATGGTCGTCAACGGCCAAGTCGCGAAAAACCCCTATTACATCCAACAGGCCCAATTCCTGAAAAAATGGCATGAGCGCGGATAG
- a CDS encoding sensor histidine kinase translates to MSADSLTTEGLDRERILNQLLLLQGTLHVMPTVMKLTEFAERATQSVPGVASVHICTAGRPRSPGPFFAAICDVCGIGKAASEAVVRAPCGLKNGGLLRSFGLRTQLGSYGAMTLVLDDESRFQPYAQHVENLANVLAINIENSAYKKQIETTNRSLVQEVAGHQRAEDKIAALLREKEILLKEVHHRIKNNMSSMISLLSLQAAALKNSEAVAALREARGRMRSMAVLYDKLYRSENLREMSLRTYLPPLIDEIAAVFPNQSSVKIETRIDDIMLGVRALSPLGIIVNELLTNAMRHAFAGRDEGSIIVSASAKDGRVTLVIEDDGSGIPESVDLANPGGFGLQLVGLLTAQLDGTLRIERGKGTRFVLEFGI, encoded by the coding sequence ATGAGCGCGGATAGCCTGACGACGGAGGGGCTGGACCGGGAGCGGATTCTCAACCAACTTCTTTTGCTGCAGGGCACCCTGCATGTTATGCCCACGGTCATGAAATTGACCGAATTCGCGGAGCGGGCGACCCAATCCGTCCCCGGCGTCGCCTCCGTGCATATCTGCACGGCCGGGCGCCCGCGTTCCCCGGGCCCGTTCTTCGCCGCGATCTGTGATGTCTGCGGCATCGGGAAAGCCGCCTCCGAAGCCGTCGTCAGGGCGCCCTGCGGACTGAAAAATGGGGGCTTGCTCCGGTCGTTTGGCCTGAGGACTCAGCTCGGATCCTATGGGGCCATGACCCTGGTCCTCGATGACGAAAGCCGATTCCAGCCATATGCCCAGCACGTCGAAAATCTGGCCAATGTTCTGGCCATCAATATCGAGAACTCGGCCTATAAAAAACAGATTGAGACGACCAACCGAAGCCTGGTGCAGGAAGTTGCCGGGCATCAACGGGCGGAGGACAAGATCGCGGCCCTGCTTCGGGAAAAAGAGATTCTCCTCAAGGAAGTGCACCACCGCATCAAGAATAACATGAGCTCGATGATTAGCCTTCTTTCTTTGCAGGCCGCCGCGCTTAAGAATTCCGAGGCCGTCGCGGCTCTGCGGGAAGCCAGGGGCCGGATGCGGAGCATGGCTGTACTCTATGACAAGTTGTATCGCTCCGAGAACTTGCGGGAGATGTCGCTCAGGACCTACCTCCCGCCTTTGATCGACGAGATCGCGGCTGTTTTTCCCAACCAAAGCTCGGTCAAGATCGAGACGAGGATCGATGACATCATGCTGGGAGTCAGAGCCTTGTCCCCTCTGGGGATCATCGTCAACGAGCTCCTGACCAACGCCATGAGACACGCGTTTGCCGGCCGGGACGAGGGATCCATCATCGTCTCCGCCTCGGCCAAAGATGGTCGCGTGACTCTCGTCATCGAGGATGACGGGAGCGGCATCCCGGAATCGGTCGATCTCGCGAATCCGGGCGGGTTTGGATTGCAGCTGGTGGGCTTGCTGACGGCTCAGCTCGACGGAACCCTGCGGATCGAACGGGGGAAGGGAACCCGGTTCGTCTTGGAATTCGGGATTTGA